The DNA region cacagcccaaatctaCCAAAAAGgtgtacttttgggaaaagtcaattttttacatttttgtaaggggggtgctagcgcatgttttcaaaatttcaaaaacacttttgggcaaaggagcgctgggaaacctttcaaaaacaTGTCACTAAAAACTATAAATAATACTAAATACTaaaaataattccaccttgaccactcacttcaatcCCCTCTTTTCCAtaagactggaaattgcatccaaaagcagcacatcatggcatcatcactgcgagcccgcaaaccatgccgccaactaacggtcaaaatatggactaaatattataaaatattgccattgatttaacattttatgtgtttctaacaacatagtttagtacaagagaacaattgtggtttattaaagcctacatgtatttaagttagaggatcactttaaaatccgcttatgaataTAAGTCAAtggagatttattttgcattgataattTAGTCTATCAGTAAATTagattcatatttgtgagaaatgtaaccctgacccccgttcacccaatctgtttggtcttattaatgtcccgtccccagcaaaaagtgtacatgcagggtatgctgttatattgtccctaccaatgttgaaacaATCTTACGCCATTGGCTACAACTACTTGAAGTTCATAAGAATTCACTAACTGAAATAACTTTTGGTTACAAAATATTAGGATGTTTGTTCCTTTGCTTTAATATGATAGGCTTCATTGTTTTTGCTATTGGtatgacattttatttttgcaagaaATATGCGTGCAATACAGTTTTGTTAGTAAACTCACAACATACGAAAGATTGTctttataaaatcatttagaCTTTAAAAcactgtacatttttttcattgtctttcACATCATTTACAAAGTGGTGGTAATGATTGTCAGTCCAACTGATTGAAAGGATTTTTCTAATGACAACCTGCTGACAATCTAAAGTTTATAGTGCATGTGTGACACGTGTCTCTTTTGAGGAAATGTACAGAGCCCAGGCAATATTATAGATACAGTATGTGCTTTTTTTACACACTTAACAAGATAGCAGACAAAATGTAAAATTGTTTTTCCCCATGTTGTTTGGGTCTCAATAGAAAAGTGCTAAACAAAATGCAGTGGCCTGTAAAATTAAAGACAATGTTTTTTCCTTAGGAACTAACCTTTCATCTGCAAAGTCAATAGCGGCAACAGAATTCTTTATTCATGAAGACATTTCACCTTTAATCTTAAAAACTTCTTTGGTCCTAAATATTCTTATTATTCTGATGGCCAAATGCATATTACATTGCCATGGCAACATATAAACTGAACTCTGATTGTTACggacaatagcagccaatgaataagccattttagggaaaccgagttGTGAAATGTCTACAACAACTATAAAAATTTGTCCCGATTCAAATTGCGGATTGACTTAGAATCTCAACATACAAGCAATCGTTAATTTTCTATAGCTGTTAAAGGGCTTTGGGGGCACTGCCCCTCCACCCGCTGTATTGAAGTCTGTCTTTTAGCCGCTTTGGCCGATGATGGGATGTCCGTAAACATGACCGATCTGCCGTCAGGACAGAGCAGCACGCTGGAGTCGGCTTCGCACTTTGTGGTTCTGCCGGGCCACAAGGTCTCCGCGGGGGTGTGGCTGATGGCCAGTGCTCCCTGAGCCAGGACATCTGCAGTCATCACCGACGCACCGGTATTATTCATCTTGATCAGCATGTCTAGCGATTGCTTACGAGTCTCCAGCGAGGCCCTCATGGCTTTCCTCTCCTCTTCTTCTCTAGCTTCCTCTTCTTCCTCGTCCGTCTCTGCAATATTGTCCTTAATGTGGAACTCCTTTGAGTCTGTGGAGTCTCTCTTAAATGAAAGGTCTAGCGGACCGTCGCTTTGGCGGGCCGTCCTTTCCAGCGCTTGGTGGATGTGCGACAGCTCATTTCGGATTTTGCTCAGGTGCTCCCATAGGTGATGCTGGACGGGAAGTTCCTCCTTTTCAAGGTGGGAGATTTTGCGTTCTGCTTCCTGGTACTCCTGAAGTGCTTTCGAGAGATCATTAAGTAGAGCAGCCACTGAATCTGAGGCCCCGTCACCCATAGGACGTGCGGTCGTAAGGTCTTGGCTACTGTTTCCCCCAATAGGAGCCGGTAAGGAGGATGCTTCATTTTTGGGACTGGTTAGATGATGTGTGTACAAGGGTTCGGATGATTTAGTCCTGGGATGCAAATTCTGTGAACTGAAAAGTGGAGAAAAGTTGAGTTTCTGATTGTTAAACAACCTCCGAAAAGTCTGCTAATCATAAATTAGACTATTAGTCTCCCAATTAACTGATTAGACTGTTGAGTATTTCTTAGGTTAGGAGCATATTGCCGTATGAGAAAATCAAAGAATGGTGGAATCAGACAAGAAAATCTGAGATAAACTGCTTTTCTGTATGGTGGTTGTTCCTTCTAATGAAAATATTCAATCATCTTTAAGCTTATCCAGGTAGGGCAGATGTAATACTTACCTCAGTTTGTCTGATACCATATTTAGAGTAGGACTTGTCTGGATGTTCTTTAGAAGATCCAACGTGAAGTCTGTTGTCGGCTTCTTTTCCACTGGGGATTCATGGTTTGTCAAATGGCCGCCTGTTCTCTTGAGACTCCAACTTGTTTTACCTTCCTTAGGTGAAGCTTGCACTTTATCCCCCAGCCTAAAGACCGTGTCAGAAGAAACTCCTAGAGGTGAAACCCGACCAATGGGAGAAGCCGTGGCAGCCCCGGGCCTCAAAGCAGGCACCTTCCACAGGTTAATTTTGGGCTGGAAGCCAGGTAAAGAAAATGTATCGCCAGTGTTTGGGGATGTTTTCTGTCCTTTATTGGCATCACTCTGACCGGAAGCTGGTCCGAAGCTGTGTTCACAGAGGAATGGGTAGTAGAGCCGCGGGGGTATAAAAGTTCTGTCCGTGTGGCTGCCTGAGGCCGGATGAATCAGCTGGGCGGCCGAAGCCAGGAAGGGAAGCTGAGCGAGCTGCGCATGGGTTTGAGTGGCGGGGAGAGTAGAATTCATGTATGAGAAAAGACTTGGGCCGATGGGATAGCCCACCCCGAGCACTGATAGGTTGAGCCCGGTCGGATCCTGATAATCCACCAGGTTGGGTGGGGGAGGGTAACACGGGATTGAACCATTCATTCGGGCTTGAGTGCCTTCGGTTTTGGCTTTACTTGAAGTAAGGAGGCGCCACTGGTCCGAGAGTAACCTTGGAGCTGTCATGCAGGTCTTGGATAAGGTCTTGTAGTGTTTCAACTGCGCCTCCACCTCCACTGACCGTGCCCGTATTAGCTGGTCTTCCAGAGAAAGCATGTCCGCCATCAATAACTCGGAATCTGCTTTACACTCTGCAGGATCCCCACTTTCCGACCTCTCTTTCACCAACGTGCGGACCTCCTCTCCTTCCTCTTCCTGTACACGGTTTTCCCGATCTTCCGCTTCCTCctccacattctgctgctgctgctcctcCTCAGTCCGAGTTGCCTGATCCTGGGCGTCTTTTCCAGGTCCACGCATCCCCTGCTGTAGTGGTCGCAGTTGGTCCGGGTGCAGGACATTGTTGCCCTTTTTGTAGGGCCAGTCAGACTCGataagcagggagagggagttcTTGCACAGACTGTACTTCATGTGGTTGTACAGGTGGGACTTCTCCATGCAAGTGAAAGGGCACTGAAAGCATTTGTAGTTGTACGGCTTGCCCCACGGACGAGGGATGTAGTGAGGCTTCTTGGGCTTGCGTTCCTTGTGTTTAGAGGCTGACGTTACTTTGCAAGCGTCGTCCTTGGACATGATCGTTCCTGatatttcggaagacaacacTATTGTGTTCAGGTTACGATCATTCACAAGAGTAGTTGCGGGAGTAGGTTTTTGATCTCTAGGTTTGCTCATTTGGAGGGTTTTCCTTCAGCTTTCGTCATGGTTTTCAATGTAAAGCTGCATTTTCTTGGGTCCTGTGAAGAGACAAGATGAGTttcttgaatgctgcatttaactTGAATCAAAATCAAATGTGTCCCTTGAACCCAAACGCGACCACCCTAGAGGTACAATGTTACTATACTTCGAGACTGCATGCGTTGTCTACCTGAGCTAAAGGTCACCTCACCACTAACCTAACTTGAGCTTTTCACTGTACCTGCCACTCCTCATTAGTTCCAGCAGAGCACCAGGCCCGAGTGAGGGTTAGGGCTCGGGGGCAAGTGGGTTATGGCAGGGGGGTTGTGCACCTGTGCAGCGTTCGGGGTTGCCCCTAGTCTTCGGGACCAGAAACCTCGAAGGCCAAGTAGCAGGCGCAATGAAGCCAAGCTGCGGGTTGCGCTTGGTAAGAAGAGAAAGTGGCGATGGTGGGTGGGGGCTGGTTACTAATGAGGGCCTGGCATCATGCCTGGGGGGCATCATTAGTGGCAGAGGACTAGGATCTGGGTCAAGACACGGCGCATAAGTTCAAAAGCACTCATGAACTAGGTCTTATCTCTTTATTGAGAAACTTTAACACTCATATTCTTTACTTCTATCGCCTACATTTACAAGAtattaaaaactgaaaagttaaatTAACACCCCTCTCATCaagaacaataaaaaaaactattataaCATACCACTCGGAGGGGGACCCTTCAGGGATTGAGGATGCAAGTTTAAAACACTTTGCTTGGAGGCTTTTATTTCTTCTTTTGCCCCAGGTCATGCAAAGATAAAAGAGTGAAGTTGGagataaattgtcttttttttttttaaatgtttcaaaaaGATAGTAATTGAAGGCAAACACAGGCAGAATGGTGGACTTGTGGTTTATAGATCTGCCTTCTGGGATTGGCGTTGAAATCTGTTTTTGAAGTTATATAAATGTGTTCATGTttcttttagggctgtcaaaattatcgcgttaacgggcggtaattttttaattaatcacgttaaaatatttgacgcaattaacgcacatgtcccgctcagacagatttaaatgacagtagaatgaaatgcccacttgttaattgtgtttaatggagttttgccgccctctgctggcgcttgggtgggactcattttataggcttcagcacccatgagcattgtgtaagtaattattgacatcaacaatggcgggctactagtttattttttgattgaaaattttacaaattttattaaaacgaaaacattaagaggggttttaatataaaatttctataacttggacaaacatttatcttttaagaactacaagtctttctatccgtggatcgctttaacagaatgtcaataatgttaatgccatcttgttgatttattattatagtaaacaaatacagtccttatgtactgtatgttgaatgtatatatccatctcgtgtcttatctctccattccaacaatttattttacagaatatgtatatatataatttacagaaaactatggcatattttatagatggtttgaactgcgattaattgcgattaattacgattaattaattttcaagctgtaattaactcgattaaaaattttattcgtttgacagccctagtttctttTCATGAACCTGTATGTTACATGAGTATTCATTTTTCTCGACAATTATTTCCCACCGCTTCCATTTCTAAACAAATCTGTATTTTCTCATCCTTACTTTGTGAAAATAGGATGGTGACTTTTTCAAGGCATTGAAAGTGGTTAGTCAACCTCAGTTGACATTAGGCctgcagttatcgattattttagtagtcgattaatcgatgaacttgttagttcgaataatcgagtaatcggataaggaacataagaaAATTAAtatacctgacctgagccttaaacggtacaaataaataaataaatgagcatatatgtgcaacaaaagaacaattgactaacttacatagcaaaagtccgctactttaaatgttataaaatggttcaaacacatattcccacaaaaaaacggctaaatatacctttaaactaaattacgaacgcattaaaaaaacatgagctcaaacaaaaaattagcttatgttggtcttaacagggagcagctggattcagccatgtgaaatgaggcagactggagggcagtgtatccacccaaatcaataaaactaaatgcaaacactttcaaaacaaaccattacaacgccactttgattaaacgaatactcgacgaagaaaaatttaattcaaatttttttttttctaatcgaatactcgagtaaatcgattaatcgttgcagcactagttgacATGTTGAttgattgaggaaaaaaagcagGGAAGGGTGTTAACGAGCTTTacaatttgaaaatgttttttttttttacttaaagaaattgAATCATTACTGTTTTCTTGGGGTTTTTCAGTACGAAGAGTATGTACTTTTTCCACCTCTGCCAGATTTATACTACTACCAACTTTCATTGTTTCGTCAGCGCCCGATGACCATTTCATCGACCTGGTTCGCCTTGGGGCTCTGACCCCCCCGTTTGAGCTCATAATGGAGCCTAACAGCTGTTGTAACCAGGcgatcaataaaataaaatttacagTACAGATTTCCTCCTCTTCTGGCCACTATATCTGGATTGCGCACTTTGCCCCCCTACCCCCATATCCAAACCCTGCGGTCTTGTTTTGGGCTTTTAGAGCTGATGACTAAATAGCTGAACCACTTGAACATCTATTGTTACAATTACAGACAGAGTATCCACACTAGGACCACTTTGACATGCATCAGCAATCACTGATTGACGTTACGGGGGACAGcatcctttgaaaaaaaaacatcactgtacatgtatgtatttatttaattaccttTTTTATGATTTCTGAGATGGTGGGTCGTCTCCCTTCACGAAGAGAACCGTCCTGTTCCAgggaaaaaacaaatgttaaatgGCTTATCTGTCATAATTCATTGTTATAACACAATTAATATTACTATGAAAATTATAATAGGTATTACCATAGACAAAACAGCTTGCCAATGATttagaaaatatgtattttttagttttttacatTGGCCTTGTCAAATTTGACCAGgtttttaatgtgatacatatTAAACAATTGTATCCTTTTTAAACATAtagtatacatatattttaaaaacttaaatttGTAtattcaataaaatgtaaatcaaTCTATTTATCAGTTGTGAGGTCACGGCACCAGcagctaaaaaagaaaaatgtagcTCTTTTCCGAAACAATATTCATATTAAATTTTGACCTTGTATTTTTGATCCTATTAACTTCACTCTAATAATATTATATTCAATAAAGTTCTAAATCAGAACATCGCTGTCAAAATGATTTGTTTCAGCTGAAACGGAATAGAGGTAAAAAGATAAATAACAATGAGTAAAAATGTGCTTTTCTTTCTCTTTAtttctataataataatataagacATACGTACAAAACAATCGGGTAATTGTCTGTAATTAGCAGACTTTTCTTCGTTAATGCAAGACCAATTAGAATAAAACAACCAATAACCATGTAAAAATGGAATCGCCATTTTCACAAATTAAACTGTATTTAAGATAAGTGGAAAAATTATACTGACTTTAATGGTATGACTCTATTGATAGCAAACACTTTTTTAGTCCATGCAAGGCCATTTTTCCAAACAAAACCAAAACCTAGGCAATAATAGACCAAATAAACTCTCGGTGTCAGGAATTACCTGCAAATAGATGTGTGACGTGTCTCTCAGAGTAAGTGGCGTGGCGTCGTCGTATCCCGGTGCTGTCTGTCTGCCTCTCGTCCAACGTCCCTGTGCTCAAATGGGAGCACAGCAGGAGCGAGCGTGCACATTTATATTGACTGGGAGCGTCGCCCTCAGGCGCTACAATACAGCAGCCACCCTACCCACCCCTCGCACCCCTTACACCCCTCAACCACCTACACTTTAGATCCTCAAATGTGCTCTCTACCTTGCAGCCAAGATCATCTTAAAGGTTAGATC from Corythoichthys intestinalis isolate RoL2023-P3 chromosome 21, ASM3026506v1, whole genome shotgun sequence includes:
- the prr35 gene encoding proline-rich protein 35, with product MSKPRDQKPTPATTLVNDRNLNTIVLSSEISGTIMSKDDACKVTSASKHKERKPKKPHYIPRPWGKPYNYKCFQCPFTCMEKSHLYNHMKYSLCKNSLSLLIESDWPYKKGNNVLHPDQLRPLQQGMRGPGKDAQDQATRTEEEQQQQNVEEEAEDRENRVQEEEGEEVRTLVKERSESGDPAECKADSELLMADMLSLEDQLIRARSVEVEAQLKHYKTLSKTCMTAPRLLSDQWRLLTSSKAKTEGTQARMNGSIPCYPPPPNLVDYQDPTGLNLSVLGVGYPIGPSLFSYMNSTLPATQTHAQLAQLPFLASAAQLIHPASGSHTDRTFIPPRLYYPFLCEHSFGPASGQSDANKGQKTSPNTGDTFSLPGFQPKINLWKVPALRPGAATASPIGRVSPLGVSSDTVFRLGDKVQASPKEGKTSWSLKRTGGHLTNHESPVEKKPTTDFTLDLLKNIQTSPTLNMVSDKLSSQNLHPRTKSSEPLYTHHLTSPKNEASSLPAPIGGNSSQDLTTARPMGDGASDSVAALLNDLSKALQEYQEAERKISHLEKEELPVQHHLWEHLSKIRNELSHIHQALERTARQSDGPLDLSFKRDSTDSKEFHIKDNIAETDEEEEEAREEEERKAMRASLETRKQSLDMLIKMNNTGASVMTADVLAQGALAISHTPAETLWPGRTTKCEADSSVLLCPDGRSVMFTDIPSSAKAAKRQTSIQRVEGQCPQSPLTAIEN